A section of the Brevundimonas sp. AJA228-03 genome encodes:
- a CDS encoding 3'(2'),5'-bisphosphate nucleotidase CysQ: MTDLDSDLDLIRAAARRAGALAEAERDRGLRIDRKVGGSPVTSADLAVDAMLKADLLAARPDYGWLSEETPDTSDRLSKSRIFVVDPIDGTVAFMKKQPWWCVPIAIVEDGAPIAAVIHVPALNETFEATLGDGARLNGRTIMASDVDTLDDAAVLADARLMEGPHWPEPWPSMRYEKRNALAYRMALVSSGAFDAAIALTPKWDWDVCAGALIATEAGAKVSDHHGRPWRFNQPDPRQASLVCSAPALHPLILRRTGPIPLAT; encoded by the coding sequence ATGACCGACCTCGACTCCGACCTTGACCTGATCCGCGCGGCTGCCCGGCGCGCCGGAGCCCTGGCCGAGGCCGAGCGCGATCGGGGACTGCGCATCGATCGCAAGGTCGGCGGCTCCCCGGTCACCAGCGCGGACCTTGCCGTCGATGCCATGCTGAAGGCCGATCTGCTGGCGGCCCGCCCCGACTACGGCTGGCTGTCGGAAGAGACACCCGACACGTCCGACCGTCTGTCGAAATCCCGGATCTTCGTCGTCGATCCCATCGACGGCACCGTCGCCTTCATGAAGAAACAGCCCTGGTGGTGTGTCCCCATCGCCATCGTCGAGGACGGCGCGCCGATCGCCGCCGTCATCCATGTGCCGGCCCTGAACGAGACCTTCGAGGCGACCCTGGGCGATGGGGCGAGGCTCAACGGTCGCACCATCATGGCTTCCGACGTCGATACCCTTGATGACGCCGCCGTCCTGGCCGATGCCCGCCTGATGGAGGGGCCGCACTGGCCCGAGCCCTGGCCGTCCATGCGCTACGAAAAGCGCAATGCCCTGGCCTACCGCATGGCCCTGGTCTCGTCGGGGGCCTTCGACGCCGCCATCGCCCTGACGCCCAAATGGGACTGGGACGTCTGTGCCGGAGCCCTGATCGCCACCGAGGCCGGCGCGAAGGTCAGCGATCATCATGGCCGACCCTGGCGGTTCAACCAGCCGGACCCGCGTCAGGCCAGCCTGGTCTGCTCGGCTCCGGCGCTCCACCCGTTGATCCTTCGCCGCACAGGGCCTATCCCGCTGGCCACCTGA
- a CDS encoding TldD/PmbA family protein has product MPDNLTPPDLLHDLVAAALRAGADAAEAVTAERASLSVGVRNGVLEDVEREESRDLGLRVFVGRRQASVSASDLSPGTQARLIERAVAMARLAPEDPYAGLVPADRLARGPFADLQLHDPSGRSAAELEQVAAETEAAALAVPGVARSEGGHASTSSSRWRLVTSEGFDGAYAATGFALGAGVIAEKDGAMERGGESRSTRWLSDLPGAGSIGAEAGRKAVERLSPRKIASTTAPVILDRRVAGQALSPLLGAISGPSIARGISFLKDRMGQPVLPRGVSLVEDPLRLRGLGSAPFDDEGSPVEARNLVDDGVLTTWLLNTSAAAQLGLESTGHASRGLAGPPGVSTHNVHLTPGDLDRDGLMKSAGTGLIITSMFGPSLNANTGDWSAGVSGLWFENGEIAWPVSEITVAGNLIDLWARMVPGSDLEFRSSFNSPSLLIDAVAIAGK; this is encoded by the coding sequence ATGCCTGACAATCTGACGCCCCCCGACCTTCTCCACGACCTGGTGGCCGCCGCCCTGCGGGCCGGGGCCGACGCCGCCGAAGCGGTCACGGCCGAGCGTGCGTCCCTTTCGGTGGGCGTCCGCAACGGCGTGCTGGAAGACGTCGAACGCGAGGAAAGCCGCGACCTCGGCCTGCGCGTCTTCGTCGGCCGCCGCCAGGCCTCGGTGTCCGCCTCCGACCTGTCGCCCGGCACCCAGGCGCGGCTGATCGAGCGCGCCGTGGCCATGGCCCGCCTGGCGCCCGAAGACCCCTATGCCGGTCTGGTGCCCGCCGACCGGCTGGCGCGCGGCCCCTTCGCTGACCTTCAGCTGCACGACCCGTCCGGGCGCTCCGCTGCCGAACTGGAACAGGTGGCGGCCGAGACCGAGGCGGCGGCCCTCGCTGTCCCGGGCGTTGCGCGATCGGAAGGCGGCCATGCCTCGACTTCCTCCAGTCGCTGGCGGCTGGTCACGTCGGAAGGCTTCGACGGCGCCTATGCCGCGACGGGATTCGCCCTCGGGGCCGGCGTCATCGCCGAGAAGGACGGGGCCATGGAGCGCGGCGGCGAAAGCCGCTCCACCCGCTGGCTGTCCGACCTGCCCGGCGCCGGCAGCATCGGTGCCGAGGCCGGTCGCAAGGCCGTCGAACGCCTCTCACCCCGCAAGATCGCCTCGACCACGGCTCCGGTCATCCTCGATCGGCGCGTCGCCGGTCAGGCCCTGTCGCCGCTGCTGGGGGCCATCTCCGGGCCGTCGATTGCGCGCGGCATCTCATTCCTGAAAGACAGGATGGGCCAGCCGGTGCTGCCGCGCGGCGTCAGCCTCGTGGAGGATCCCTTGCGCCTTCGTGGCCTCGGCTCCGCGCCGTTCGACGACGAGGGATCGCCGGTAGAGGCCCGCAATCTGGTCGATGACGGGGTCCTGACCACCTGGCTGCTGAATACCTCTGCCGCCGCGCAGCTGGGTCTGGAAAGCACAGGCCATGCCTCGCGCGGGCTGGCGGGTCCGCCCGGCGTCTCGACGCACAACGTCCATCTGACGCCCGGCGACCTCGACCGCGACGGGCTGATGAAGAGCGCGGGCACAGGCCTGATCATCACCTCGATGTTTGGCCCGTCGCTGAACGCCAACACCGGCGACTGGTCCGCGGGCGTGTCGGGCCTGTGGTTCGAGAACGGCGAGATCGCCTGGCCGGTCAGCGAGATCACCGTCGCAGGCAACCTGATCGACCTGTGGGCCCGTATGGTCCCCGGCTCGGACCTGGAGTTCCGGTCCAGCTTCAACAGTCCGTCCCTGCTGATCGACGCCGTCGCCATCGCGGGCAAATGA
- a CDS encoding MAPEG family protein — MALLTEMTAAQATALWTGLMVLLMVFLAARVITSRRANRVLLGDGGNAELALAARVFGNASEYIPAGIGAIVALTLLGIPGLAIHVIGGMLFLGRLIHALSLSNRKPTIGRVVGMSLTLLALLGAGSMLVVHAFVGSPHG, encoded by the coding sequence ATGGCCTTGCTGACCGAGATGACCGCCGCCCAGGCCACCGCGCTGTGGACCGGCCTGATGGTGCTACTGATGGTGTTCCTGGCCGCGAGGGTCATCACGAGCCGTCGCGCCAACCGCGTGTTGCTGGGCGACGGCGGCAATGCGGAACTGGCCCTGGCCGCACGGGTCTTCGGCAATGCGTCCGAATACATTCCCGCCGGCATCGGAGCCATCGTGGCCCTGACGCTGCTCGGCATCCCCGGCCTGGCCATCCATGTGATCGGTGGCATGCTGTTCCTCGGGCGTCTGATCCACGCCTTAAGCCTCAGCAACAGAAAGCCCACGATCGGGCGGGTCGTCGGCATGAGCCTGACCCTGCTGGCCCTGCTGGGTGCCGGGTCGATGCTGGTCGTCCACGCCTTCGTCGGCAGCCCTCACGGCTAG
- a CDS encoding M14 family metallopeptidase: MSQSVSNTAPWDQPFLPPALEWDGASRTLLVDATNPWITDFERDPAHDFSPDYATTRAWFDRLDAASDLIRIEPFGTSPEGRPLYAVIASRDGATLDPAKPVLLAQAGIHPGEIDGKDAGMMLLRDIAFGDKGDLIDHANLVLIPILSVDGHERASPYSRPNQRGPRIQGWRNTGTNQNLNRDFMKLDQPEMRALRTFINRLNPDLYLDIHVTDGMDYQYDVTYGFNGEFDAYSRSPASSAWLDDVFKPAINDALEAAGHIPGPLVFGIDDQNPRAGLNDGGLGERFSNGWGSAAHIPTVLIENHSLKPYEQRVLGTYVFMEASLRLLADQVTPLRSAITADRALRPAEIPANFEPDPVPHQTRTFKGVLYETYASPASGRQEVRWLGRPDPVEWQLPYYGSRPSLSLHRPTAYWVPAYRTDLIERLRLHGLAMETLEAARTVSVEMLHLNDPTLAPRPNEGHVPARVSDVTPMIRDWTFAPGSVRVPTDQPLGDIAVLLLEPQSSESFFAWGMFPEVLSRVEYIEGYAIAPLAEAMMAADPALKAEFEAKLAADPAFASNAEARLGWFYERTPFYDDRYRLYPVAREN; the protein is encoded by the coding sequence ATGTCCCAGTCCGTCTCCAACACCGCCCCCTGGGACCAGCCTTTCCTGCCCCCGGCCCTGGAATGGGACGGAGCCAGTCGCACCTTGCTGGTGGACGCCACCAACCCCTGGATCACGGATTTCGAGCGCGACCCGGCGCATGATTTCAGCCCCGACTACGCGACGACCCGCGCCTGGTTCGACCGCCTCGACGCCGCCTCGGACCTGATCCGTATCGAGCCGTTCGGCACCTCTCCCGAGGGCCGCCCGCTCTATGCCGTCATCGCGTCCCGCGACGGCGCGACCCTCGATCCCGCCAAGCCGGTCCTTCTGGCCCAGGCCGGCATCCATCCCGGCGAGATCGACGGCAAGGACGCAGGCATGATGCTGCTGCGCGACATCGCCTTCGGCGATAAAGGCGACCTGATCGACCATGCCAACCTGGTCCTGATCCCGATCCTGTCGGTCGATGGCCACGAGCGGGCCTCCCCCTACAGCCGTCCGAACCAGAGGGGCCCGCGCATCCAGGGCTGGCGCAACACCGGCACCAACCAGAACCTGAACCGCGACTTCATGAAGCTGGACCAGCCCGAGATGCGGGCCCTGCGGACCTTTATCAACAGGTTGAATCCTGACCTCTACCTCGACATCCACGTCACCGACGGCATGGATTACCAGTACGACGTCACCTATGGCTTCAATGGCGAGTTCGATGCCTACAGCCGCTCGCCCGCCTCGTCCGCCTGGCTGGACGATGTCTTCAAGCCCGCGATCAACGACGCGCTGGAAGCCGCCGGTCACATTCCGGGACCGCTGGTGTTCGGCATCGATGACCAGAACCCGAGGGCCGGCCTGAACGATGGCGGACTGGGCGAACGGTTCTCCAATGGTTGGGGCTCGGCCGCCCATATCCCGACCGTCCTGATCGAGAACCACAGCCTGAAGCCCTATGAGCAGCGCGTCCTGGGCACCTATGTCTTCATGGAGGCGTCGCTGCGCCTGCTGGCCGACCAGGTCACACCGCTTCGCTCGGCCATCACGGCCGACCGGGCCCTGCGCCCCGCCGAGATCCCCGCCAACTTCGAGCCCGACCCGGTCCCGCATCAGACCCGCACCTTCAAGGGCGTGCTTTACGAGACCTACGCCAGCCCCGCCTCGGGCCGACAGGAGGTCCGCTGGCTGGGTCGCCCGGACCCGGTGGAATGGCAGCTCCCCTACTACGGCTCGCGCCCGTCGCTGAGCCTGCACCGACCGACGGCCTACTGGGTGCCCGCCTATCGCACCGATCTGATCGAGCGCCTGCGCCTCCACGGCCTGGCGATGGAGACGCTGGAGGCCGCGCGCACGGTTTCGGTCGAGATGCTGCACCTGAACGACCCGACGCTCGCCCCGCGTCCGAACGAAGGCCACGTCCCGGCCAGAGTCTCGGACGTCACGCCCATGATCCGCGACTGGACGTTCGCGCCCGGCTCGGTCCGCGTCCCGACCGATCAGCCGCTCGGCGACATCGCCGTCCTCCTGCTGGAGCCTCAGTCGTCCGAGAGCTTCTTCGCCTGGGGCATGTTCCCGGAGGTTCTCAGCCGGGTCGAATACATCGAGGGCTATGCCATCGCCCCACTGGCCGAGGCCATGATGGCGGCCGATCCTGCCCTGAAGGCCGAGTTCGAGGCGAAGCTCGCCGCCGATCCCGCCTTTGCCTCCAATGCCGAGGCACGGCTGGGCTGGTTCTATGAACGAACCCCGTTCTATGATGACCGCTACCGCCTCTATCCGGTGGCGCGCGAGAACTGA
- a CDS encoding UbiD family decarboxylase: protein MAYKSLRDFMAQLEASGELVRVREPVSTVLEMTEIQTRLLRNGGPAVLFEKPVMPDGSISPIPALANLFGTVKRVAMGVTLDKKSRTTAGELREVGELLAFLKNPTPPRGLSDAMDMLPLAQSVLAMRPRVVKSAPVQDIVLKGDRIDLGKLPIQTCWPGEPAPLITWGLVVTKGPSDDREDDFNLGIYRMQVLGKDRAIMRWLAHRGGAQHYARHRKKKTGPLPCAVVLGADPGTILAAVTPVPDTLSEYQFAGLMRGAKAELVACRTVPLMVPAQAEIVLEGHVLLDEHAPEGPYGDHTGYYNSVETFPVFQVSAITMRRDPVYLTTFTGRPPDEPSVLGEALNEVFIPLLRAQFPEITDFWLPPEGCSYRIAVVSMKKAYPGHAKRVMLGVWSYLRQFMYTKWVIVVDDDIDARDWKQVMWAMATKMDPARDITLIENTPIDYLDFASPESGLGSKIGLDATDKWLPETKREWGEEIRMDRAVVDRVSAMWDRLGLPGDGAPIWK from the coding sequence ATGGCCTATAAATCCCTGCGCGACTTCATGGCCCAGCTGGAGGCCTCGGGCGAATTGGTCCGGGTCCGGGAGCCCGTGTCCACCGTGCTGGAGATGACCGAGATCCAGACCCGACTGCTGCGGAACGGCGGCCCCGCGGTCCTGTTCGAAAAGCCCGTCATGCCGGACGGTTCGATCAGCCCGATCCCGGCGCTGGCCAACCTGTTCGGCACGGTCAAACGCGTCGCCATGGGCGTGACCCTGGACAAGAAATCCCGCACCACCGCCGGCGAACTGCGCGAGGTCGGCGAGTTGCTGGCCTTCCTCAAGAACCCGACGCCGCCTCGCGGCCTGTCCGACGCCATGGACATGCTGCCTCTGGCCCAGTCCGTCCTGGCCATGCGGCCCAGGGTCGTGAAATCCGCTCCGGTGCAGGACATCGTTCTGAAAGGCGACCGGATCGACCTCGGCAAGCTGCCCATCCAGACCTGCTGGCCCGGCGAGCCCGCGCCCCTGATCACCTGGGGGCTGGTCGTGACGAAGGGTCCGTCGGACGACCGCGAGGACGACTTCAACCTCGGCATCTACCGCATGCAGGTGCTCGGCAAGGACCGGGCCATCATGCGCTGGCTGGCCCACCGCGGCGGGGCCCAGCACTATGCCCGCCACAGGAAGAAGAAGACCGGCCCCCTGCCCTGCGCCGTCGTCCTCGGGGCCGATCCCGGTACCATCCTGGCCGCCGTGACCCCGGTGCCCGATACCCTCAGCGAATACCAGTTCGCCGGCCTGATGCGCGGCGCCAAGGCCGAGCTCGTGGCCTGCAGGACCGTGCCCCTGATGGTCCCCGCCCAGGCCGAGATCGTCCTGGAGGGCCATGTCCTGCTGGACGAGCACGCGCCCGAGGGGCCCTACGGCGATCACACCGGCTACTACAATTCGGTCGAGACCTTCCCGGTGTTTCAGGTCAGCGCCATCACCATGCGCCGCGACCCCGTCTATCTGACCACCTTCACCGGCCGCCCGCCCGACGAACCCAGCGTGCTGGGCGAGGCGCTGAACGAGGTCTTCATCCCCCTGCTGCGCGCCCAGTTTCCGGAGATCACGGACTTCTGGCTCCCGCCCGAGGGGTGCAGCTACCGGATCGCCGTCGTGTCGATGAAGAAGGCCTATCCGGGCCATGCCAAGCGGGTGATGCTGGGCGTCTGGAGCTATCTGCGCCAGTTCATGTACACCAAATGGGTCATCGTCGTGGACGACGACATCGACGCCCGCGACTGGAAACAGGTCATGTGGGCCATGGCCACCAAGATGGATCCCGCCCGCGACATCACCCTGATCGAGAACACCCCGATCGACTATCTGGACTTCGCCAGCCCCGAGAGCGGTCTGGGCTCCAAGATCGGGCTGGACGCCACCGACAAATGGCTGCCCGAGACGAAGCGCGAATGGGGTGAGGAAATCCGCATGGACCGCGCGGTCGTCGACCGCGTCTCGGCCATGTGGGACCGCCTCGGTTTGCCGGGTGACGGCGCGCCGATCTGGAAGTAG
- a CDS encoding XRE family transcriptional regulator, with product MGSVHGFPGIDPHDAAIGARLKRWREERGMDVDTVAAALKITPEEERRAEAGRAHLTSLQLAAATHRLRLPVWALVSDTRAY from the coding sequence ATGGGTTCTGTTCACGGATTTCCCGGCATCGATCCACACGACGCAGCGATCGGTGCCCGCCTGAAACGCTGGCGGGAAGAGCGGGGCATGGATGTCGACACCGTCGCCGCCGCCCTGAAGATCACCCCGGAAGAAGAACGCCGGGCCGAGGCCGGACGCGCCCATCTGACCTCGCTGCAGCTGGCGGCGGCGACCCATCGCCTTCGCCTGCCGGTCTGGGCGCTCGTTTCAGACACCCGCGCCTACTGA
- a CDS encoding aldo/keto reductase translates to MPNPPLSLTIDGLTIPQLGFGTWQLEPADARRMVAEALRIGYRHIDTAWIYRNEAAVGDGIRDSGVARQDIWLTTKIWTAHFERDALLRQAEESARNLGFTPDLLLLHWPRAKPTFAETIGALNEAKDQGLTRAIGLSNFPSGQFREARRLSKAPLVTNQVEYHPYLSLQTLRDTAAELGSSITAWSPLAQGKIADDTVIGEIARAHGKTAGQITLRWLIQQGVIAIPRTLKPERAAEHFDIRDFELSDEDMARIHALNRADGRLGDWLDKDFQWDKV, encoded by the coding sequence ATGCCGAACCCCCCGCTGTCCCTGACCATCGATGGCCTGACCATCCCGCAACTCGGCTTCGGCACCTGGCAGCTGGAGCCCGCAGACGCCCGCCGCATGGTCGCCGAAGCCCTCCGCATCGGCTATCGCCACATCGATACGGCCTGGATCTACAGGAACGAGGCGGCCGTGGGGGACGGCATCCGCGATTCCGGCGTGGCCCGGCAGGACATCTGGCTGACCACCAAGATCTGGACCGCCCATTTCGAGCGCGACGCCCTGCTGCGCCAGGCCGAGGAATCGGCCCGGAACCTGGGGTTCACGCCCGATCTGCTGTTGCTTCACTGGCCCAGGGCGAAGCCGACCTTCGCCGAGACCATCGGGGCCCTGAATGAGGCCAAGGATCAGGGCCTGACCCGCGCCATCGGCCTGTCCAACTTCCCGTCCGGCCAGTTCCGCGAGGCCCGGCGTCTGTCGAAGGCCCCCCTGGTCACCAACCAGGTCGAATACCACCCCTATCTGTCGCTGCAGACGCTCCGCGACACGGCGGCCGAACTGGGGTCCTCGATCACGGCCTGGTCGCCGCTCGCCCAGGGCAAGATCGCCGACGATACGGTCATCGGCGAAATCGCCCGCGCCCACGGCAAGACGGCCGGTCAGATCACGCTTCGCTGGTTGATCCAGCAAGGCGTCATCGCCATTCCCCGCACCCTGAAGCCGGAACGCGCCGCCGAACACTTCGACATCCGGGATTTCGAGCTTTCCGACGAGGACATGGCCCGCATCCATGCGCTGAATCGCGCCGACGGGCGGCTGGGCGACTGGCTCGACAAGGACTTCCAGTGGGATAAGGTCTGA